The genome window AGAGATAATGTTGGACACAACAGTAAACTAGCCTCCTgaaaaggaaagataggaagaacagTAAGAGGCCACTGTGACTCCATCATGAACTTTTTAATGACTggaaaatcaaaaacaaattctACAGAAAATGGAAACATGGATAAATTTGGTCTGACTGAGTACCAAAGAATTGCACAGGTAGCTAAAGACAAATTCAAACTTAGTCTTGTAGAGCTATAATAGATTTGATTTTGTGTTTGGAGCTAATAACTTTGCCTTGCTCAATCAGCTGCAGCCAATGAGATTGAACAAAGTGGACATGGAAGGAGCAATTTTTTGGACTTACCTGGCAACTAGCCAATTGTTTAAATATGGGAAGATGTGAATTCCCAACCTCTTTGAGAGAGGCTGCCACTATTGTGTCATGCAGTTAGTAAGCAGCCCAAAGATGAGAACTATATATTGATAATGCTGATCTGCCCCTATGAATCTGAAACTTCCTGTAGCTCAGGACAATTGCCACACAAAAATAAGCATCCTGAAGATCAAGAGCAGCAAaccgggtgggtgggtgggtggggtgtaGTGTAGCTAATGTTCTTTGAGTggtggtccctattgtattcctcTGAGGGTTAGGATGCATGTCTAGAGCTCTTTCAAAGTAGTATTGCTCAGTGGTCCACATGTGAGCCCTTGTATTGCCTCATGGTTCATAGGATTttattgggttttatttttttttgtactttAGTAACTCCTAGTTTTTTTTATTAAGGATTGGTGACTCCACCTCAACAGTGTTACCTGCCAACCAATCTTTCCCCTGCTGAACTCTCATGTCAGGGTAGTGGGTTATTCCAAAGATGCCAGGATTCAAAGTTTGTGCTTTCTACCCTTGTTCACTTTCTATCAATGACTAACACCAACACTGTTCGTACTGTTTTGGGGGAAGCCCACATCACCTCTTGGTGCAGTATCTGTCTCTCCTTCTCTGCTCATACAGGGGAAGGCCAAAGTCAGATCCTGGATAGGATGAACCCCCCCTGTGCATTGGCCTGAGCACTTCCCCTAGCATGGAGCTTCCATCCAGATCCATGAACCTCACATCAGGGCAAGCCATGAGCCATGGAAGCATGTGCATAAGCATGGCCGTAAGTCTCAATCCAAGAGAGATACTGCACTGTCCACTAGTTCCAGCCACAGAGTTGCTATGCACTCCAAGATGCAAAGGAGTGATAGGCTACACCACTTGCCAGATCTGGTGATTATTGCACCAAATCCTGCCTTGGCTCTGCCAGATTCCCATGATTTGTCAGTCCTGAGACAGGTGCTTTTACTGGTTCTGGTCCTGTCAATAGACTGGATACCATTGACTCTGGGGAAAATTGGAAGTGCCCCCAGCCCTCATGAACTGTTTGCCCTGAAAGGAGTGAGGTTTCCTTATGTTCCAGTGCACTCACCTCTGCAGAGGGCTCCATCTCCTGCATTGCATCTACCTCCTGCTGGCCATACCTCTCAATGCATCCTGCTCCATTGGCCGGTCATTCACACAAGACTAACTCCTGAATCCGAGGACCTGGATGTTCAGCAGTCCACCTCTTTCATTTCAGAAATACAACTACCAGAGGGTTGCAAGGCCTCCGTGGCAATTTCCTCCTTTGCCTTACCCAAGAAGCTGGTATCCAGCTCCTTCTGTTTTTGTACTTGTGCTGGGTCAACTGGGTTGACCATATTGGAGTTCATGGCCCCAGTATTTGCCTTCAGAACAGTCTCCTTTGGCTCAGGAGAACCCCTGTTTCACTGCCCTACTCTTCATCCAGTAGACATTTGGAAGTAGTTAGACAATGCAccaatcagcccagctctgtatggggagactttggcaaaccaatgaagtgcctgaaaccactattgcTTATTACTGACAGTAGCCAgttcagcaggctgtaaattggccatgcagcagccttagcttaaccaaggcaggaggggagggggttttgggtgccacagaaagggcagcttgaccccacatccttcctgataatGTTGAAATTGCCAAtatatgtattttagaaaaaacagaaGCTTGTCTATAACATTCCTGAGGGTATGTTTGTCAGGGCCTCAAGGCATGCACATGCTGAAAGAGTTAATTGATGACCAtaaggaaacctcttgcttgacctttAAGAGTTGCTTGcttagcaagtttttttttttaatgtgacatGTCATTGTATTAATGTATGAAAAAGGTTGAGgtagtgggactcttcaggaGGGGTTCTGCAGGGATGCTCCCCTGAACACATATTAGGGTCCCTGTGGGCAGATGGAAGTTTGGCCAATGGAAGCCTGTCGCTGTGCCCCTTGAAAGttactcagctttggtaattatcaagggttgggggtgttttactaacctgttgcagacatatgtaagtgcttgagacaaagtttagctttaagtgaaagcactcctGTGTTgccctgtttgtgccagccatctatcagtcAGATGGCTGTGTCTCCCttaatttatttcctgacactacCTCAGAGTAAGTGTTACCAAAAGTTTTGGATTGACAGAACTCCAGGTAACAGTACCAGTGCAGCTGGAGAGATTCACTTTGTCTCCAGATGCAGTTGTGTCAAGACACCTTCCTCCTAGCCAAGTGATTATCAGTTTTAAGAACACCTAGGGAGAATAGCCAGTGCTCTTGAGATGCCACTGGAAGAGGCGCAGGACAGTCAGCACCAGCAAGAGTAGCctaatcataaaatatcagggttggaagggacctcaggaggtcacctagttcaaccccctgctcaaagcaggaccaatcccctactaaatcatcccagccagggctttgtcaagcctgaccttaaaaacttcaaaggaaggagattccaccacctctctaggtaaccccttccagtgcttcaccaccctcctagtgaaaaagtttttcctaatatccaatctaaacctcccccactgcaacttgacaccattactcattctgtcatctgctgccctgaacagcctagagccatcctctttggaaccccttttcaggtagttgaaggctaccccctcactcttctcttctgcagactaaacaatcccagctccccagccccctaatcattttcattggaCTCTgcaatttgtcctcatctttctGTAGTggaagcccaaaactggatgcaataagtccagatgtggcctcaccagtgccaaatagaggggaataatcacttcccctcaatctgctggcaatgctcctactaatgcagcccaaaatgctgttagccttcttggcaacaagggcacattagactcatatccagcttcttgtccactgtaattcccaggtccttttctgtagaactgccacttagccagtcggtccctggcctgtagcagtgcctgggattcttccctcctaagtgcaggactctggggttcaacaaggacaaatgcagatttcttctggcccaatttGACAAGGTCACTCTAGACCCTGTTCctaccctctgcccccagcttagtgtcatccaaactttgagggtgcaatccatcccatcatccagattattaataaagatgttgaacaaaaccagccccaggaccaacccctagggcactctgcttgatacgggctgccaactagacatcgagccattgatcactacctgttgagctcaactatctagccagctttgtatcccccttatagtccattcatccaatccatactcttaaaacttgctggcaagaatactgtgggatagtctcttccaaccctaattttctatgattctatgaatgtattGAGTACCCAATTCCTTAAAAATAGAGCTTCCTTCACTAGTTTCTTGAGCTCTCAACAGCAGTAGGCTTCATCCTTCTTTTATCAAGCACCAGTCTTACTTCTGAAGAAATACCCAAAGTCCTTTTTAGCAAACCCTTTATCAGGACAGCAGAAAAACATGCTTCAGTAACATTTGTTAAAAATTGAACAGCTACAGCCTAAAGCATAGGACTGTTATAGCTGTGGTCAAATAGTCTTTAcagctcagttttcccatttgcgCACTGGAGGGGAAAATAGCTCCTGTTGAAGAAGGCTGGGTGGGTTAGTCTGCACTTGTAAAATGCCTGATCTCTGGATGGAAGGGGGTGGTAGAAATAGCTTTAAGAAAATAAACTAAATGCTTCAGCGTAGACTGACCATTGACCAAAACTTCCCTTTCCTCACCATTATCAGCTTGAATACACACAAAGGTTAGAACAGACTCTTAAACTAAGATGCAAGCTAAACAGACCCAAGGGGAGCAAGTGTTAAACAAGAAGTTTATTAAAATCCATTCGTAATGTTTCAGAAAAATGTACACACACTTAAATAGTAAAGGGTTTTTTTGGTAGCAGCTTAAGCCAGTACAAGTACTTTGTTAGAGGAAGACCCTACCTTGCTACAAAGAATATTTTTGGAAAGATTGTTTTAGATCTGAAAATACATTACACCCACTATTTCCCTATAGCCTACATTATCTGTGAAAGGTTGGCAAAAATAACCTTTATAGAACACAAGCCCCAGGAAAAATGTATATTACAGGAAGTATTTTCAGAAACaaagttttacattttacagGAGGAACAGACCATCCcagagcaaaaaaaccaaaccacaaaaAAACAAGCTGTACATGTGAACTTAATACCTAGCTACGGAGCGTAGCTAACCGTGACTGCATTGCTTCAAtatcctcttcctcttcttcatcaGCTATACCAACAGCCCCTATGGGCTCAGTTTCTGGAAGAGCATCTGTAACTTTGCTAGGTGCTTTACCCAATGCCCCTGAAAACAAGCAAGATAATGTCCAGAATCATCATTAATCAGTCAGTCATCTGTATTTAACAAATGGAGAAGTTCTCAGGTAGCTGCACATTTTAGAGGTTTAAAAGTAACAGAAGTCAGCCACTGCTGTACGGTTGAGACAGCATGTTGGAAATTTAGAGACAAGTGATTAGGCTATCTAAGCAATAATTCATGATCAGTTCTTCCTAGTGTGTACCATACAGTATCTTGCCCATTTTAAAGTGTCTAGACGAGCACTGTACTCTAATTCTAAGGGCCCTAGGGAAAGATAGTGGGAGACTCATGCTGTGACACTAACCCGACCCTggctccctgcactcctgtggccACAGGCAAAACAGATTAAAAGTAGCTCGCCTTCCTGCTTTATTCTTCTGAGGCTCTTAACAGTTGTGAATGGGAAGAGCTCCTTGTTACAGGGCAACTTCACTTCTGTTCCCATGGTACTCAGCCGTGACAGCATCTATGGCCCAATCCATAAACCCAAATGCTGCAGAGCATTACACATCTTTTGGCAAGTGAGCAGAGGGTTaaagagtatttttaaaaaggaaaagaaatgtgaggtagggaaagggggaccaaaaaaaagaaaagaaaagaaaaaggggttTGGGAACTGGGCACAAGGAGACACGGCAAAGCATGGGGCAGGGAACCTAATTCACCCATAGGACTAGCCACTAAGGAGGCTGGGACTTGTGGGACTTCCAGCTTCCCTGTAGCCCTTCAGATAATAGTCTACAGTCAGAGACTTctgaattaatattttatattcaaaGCACTTTTACAAGTTGTCTCATTTAATAAAGGAGATTTTCCAATTATTCAGCCTGGATTTTACTTAAAAAGAGACACAGTCAAGTGGTTCAGGGCCAATTGTTTTGGTGTTATTTAAGCTGCGTGAGACCCAacagagattttttcaaaaattggaaAATAGGGGGAAATAGTTAAACTAAAGTGTGTTTAGCCCAAACAGTgtagcagcctgtgactctgacTAGATCAGAATCTAAAGCAATGCAGTCTCCGCTATTGTTACTGTACAAGTTGAGAGAAACACAAAGTAACTAAACTGCAGCAAGCATGAATTTATTTAAATTCTGGTTTAAGGGGTTACTAGTACCAAAGGaaagtggctttttaaaataaggtGATAACCTGACCCTGTGTCTATTGAGTTCTGTGCATTCCTCCTATTTATACTTTTTGGACCCACCCTAGCCAGTTCTTTCCTGCCTCAGTGTTCCATCTCTGAGGGCCCCATCTTGTGAAGTACTGAGAACTCCCTGCTGCCACTAAAGCTAAGGGCATTCAacactttgcagaattgggcccccaGACATTTAGTCCAGGTATATACAGAGGGTCTAATTCTGCAATAGGAATcagtgagttttgccatttaatCCACTGGGAACAGAACCATGTTCTTAGTCCTCATAACACAGACTCATGTACTCACCAGCTGTAATCTCAAACAGGATTTTATCGATTTCCAGCTCTGCTTCCTCTTCCATTTCCTCTTGGTcttccatattttcaaaagtatcctCTAACATTTCTTCTATGATACCAGCCTATAGGGAAATGGAAGATAACAGATCCCATTTCTGGGACTTACAGCCAGCCAGCCGCGCAGCACTCTCAGGAAAGTATATTCAGCTCCCTCAATTTCATAATAGTCCAGATTATGTGTGCCGCTATCTCGCCCATCAAAGGACTCAGCCTTGCTTCCAATAGCAGCCTATCTACTACACACACCATCCTTGTGCTTTCCTGATAGTTCTGTAATTAGGTCAGCGTGCAGTGGAGCTGGTTTAGCGTGtgggttatttttaaaacacagaccCTTTGAATGTTTTCACTGCAACAAAATGACATGTTATTGCACACTTACTGTGAGGAAAGAAAGATTGACAATCAAGAGTAGGATAACCCAAGAATTAAACTGCAGTGTTGTCTTATTAACACTTTAGAGCAATATATCAAATTTATTGCCCTATATTTAATCAAATGCAACTGCAACAGGAAACACTGAAACCTTTGAAAAGCCATCCTGTATGTTAATGCTCCAATCAGTCACACACAGCTATATTTGCCCAAGTGATATTCTGTAATCAGCTAAAAATTTTGGAAGCTTTTTCTATAAATTCCACTGGGAAcactttctttaaagaaaaatccCCCTGCAGGGCTTGGAAACCAAACATTACAAAATTACACTAGCGCGTATCACATGAGCACAGTAAAATGgataagaaaaaagttttagtAATCTAAAGTACTAAAGtaagaaaattattatttaaaagtgtgtttttaatttgAGTATAAAGTAATACCTTTAATAGCAGCAGAGGAAGACTCTGGAACCTATGTCCTGTCTGTgtatattgtaagctcttcaaggcagggaccatTTTACTACGCGTTTGCACACTGCTGAACAATGGGACCCCAATCTCACTTTGAATgtctaggtgctattgtaatacacaATATATTTCAGAACTTACCTTCATCATTTCTTTGGACAATTCCCTCATCGTTGCCTGAATTTCAGGGATTTTTACTAGATTTTGCATGGCTTTCATGACCTCTGTGCTCTTCTGTAACGAACCTGCCACCCTAAGGACAGCTGCCAAGAGAAGGCATGGAAAGGCTTTAGAATGAAGCTAGCAGAGGGGAACAAAACTGACGGAGAGTCCTGCTTGTACAGATCATCATCATTTTGGAATCTAGGAAAGCGCATACAAGAAAAGAGACTGTCCATTTACTTAATCACCTTCTAAACTTAAAGTTGTCTGTTTTAGGAGAGGGGAAAAATCTGACTTTCCTTGTTTCTGAAAGATGGAAGAGTTTTAGTGGAGATACCGCTCCAATTAACTGCAGTTGAGCCATGCCAATAGATCTAGATTCCACCCCACCTGCAGTTAgattcagaaaataaaaagtttctgTTTGCTCTTCTCAGGTGGGAAGTTAATGAGCATGGAATAAAACCTACACAGAAAGTCTTACTGAAGTTTTCATGCTGGTCAGGCGAGCAAGACTATGTATCCATGTATCTGATTATTCATGATATTAGTACCCTGATGTCGTGAAGCCACCCTTGTAGTCTGACATTTTTGGGAGAATTAGAAACTCTCTCACTGTCAGGAATTCACATCACTGGATTGTTGTAAAGCCATTTAATATTGAATTAGGTAACTGACAATTGCCCCTTTTTGAACAAGAAATAAAAACTGGACTAAAATACAGCCTAAATTGGGTTTCTATCAATATTTTTTTGCAGTGGCTAATTAACAGTCCTGGGCAACATCCAACGATGTCTGTGAAGCTAATTATTAGAATGGTGCTTAAATGTTCCTTAAATGTCAAATCCTGAATAAAGATAAAGTTGAGAAATAACAGCATCTCTTTATTAATAATGAAGAGTTCCCATATTTAAACGACACTCTTGAATTAAGGGGATGAATTTCACATggtacttttcatttcaaaactctCCTAGCTTACAAGTGTTTTTAACATCACGCCTGAATAATGAGAAGGTACagaaatatcaaaacatttcaattgtaTTGATAGTCAAAGTTTT of Natator depressus isolate rNatDep1 chromosome 4, rNatDep2.hap1, whole genome shotgun sequence contains these proteins:
- the LOC141986865 gene encoding charged multivesicular body protein 3 isoform X2, producing the protein MCKGGSLGFVSPQRRQRCRGRTRSGTRMSLASQGRRREVNEWSLKMRKEMRVIDRQIRDIQREEEKVKRSVKDAAKKGQKDVCVVLAKEMIRSRKAVSKLYASKAHMNSVLMGMKNQLAVLRVAGSLQKSTEVMKAMQNLVKIPEIQATMRELSKEMMKAGIIEEMLEDTFENMEDQEEMEEEAELEIDKILFEITAGALGKAPSKVTDALPETEPIGAVGIADEEEEEDIEAMQSRLATLRS
- the LOC141986865 gene encoding charged multivesicular body protein 3 isoform X3; amino-acid sequence: MGLFGKTPEKPPKELVNEWSLKMRKEMRVIDRQIRDIQREEEKVKRSVKDAAKKGQKDVCVVLAKEMIRSRKAVSKLYASKAHMNSVLMGMKNQLAVLRVAGSLQKSTEVMKAMQNLVKIPEIQATMRELSKEMMKAGIIEEMLEDTFENMEDQEEMEEEAELEIDKILFEITAGALGKAPSKVTDALPETEPIGAVGIADEEEEEDIEAMQSRLATLRS